In Nonlabens agnitus, the DNA window GGCGCTCTGCCATGATGATCAATCGGTAGATGAGTAGCATGAAAAGGATAACCACCAGACCTGCACCCAGCAATCCAAATTCCTCACCTATCGCAGAAAAGATAAAGTCGGTATGTTGCTCTGGAACAAACTGCCCTTGCGTTTGCGTTCCCTTAAGCAATCCCTTACCAGTAATGCCGCCGCTGCCTATCGCGATCTCGCTTTGAATAATATTATACTGAATTCCTTGACTGTCCTCAACCCTACCCAGCACGATATCGATACGGTTACGGTGCCGTTCACTAAAGACATTTTCATAAATAGGGCCTACGGCAAATGCAAGGCCTATACAGGCAATCATGGCTAGTAGGTAAAGCGATATTTTAGGTTTTTTGGAAAGCCTTTTTTTATATCGCTTTCGCGAAAGCGAAAAAAGTACCGCCACCACCACGACACTAGCTCCAACGATCCACCATGGACCTACTAATATAGTACCCAAGAAAACAGTGAGCCCGATAAGTCCCAACATGAGGAACCAGACCGATAAGCCCTCGCGATTTAGCGCAAAGAAAAAGGCAACGTAAATAAGTGCACTTCCAGGATCTGGTTGTGGCACAATTAAAATGGCTGGTAGCAGCACGATAAGCGCAACGATCAAAAAGTGCTTTACCTCTTTTACAGAAACATCCAGCTGACTCAAATATTTTGCCAGTGCCAGTGCCGTGGCAAACTTTGCAAACTCACTGGGCTGTAACCGCAACCCACCAAAGCCGTACCATGATCGCGCTCCAGAAATCTCTACTCCAAAAACAAACAAGCCCATAAGCGAAATCAAAGAGATGACGTAAATCACTCCTGCAAAACGTTCAAAGAACTTGACCTCAATGGCAAAAATGACAACGATCATGATGATCGCCAGTATGATACGTAAGAATTGCTTGCCGTAAACTTCGTTGATGTCAAAGATTGAACCGTGACTTTCTACGGGTGCCGCGCTATAGATACTTACCCAACCTATGAGCACTAATGCCAGATAGATCAGGATAATACTGACGTCAAACTTGGGCTTGTCACCTATGGCACTGTCTAACACTAAAATAAAATTTGGGAAGGATCTTGAATGGTAACCTTGGGACCGTCAATAGGTACTGGTGGCCCATTGATCTGGAAAGGTTTACCACTATATGGTTTTTCATATTCCTGCTCCAGCGTATGATTGAGCACCCAACTTTCTAGGTCTGTTCTAGTGATCTCGCCTTTTAGGTGTTTCTCAATCATCAAGCTGGCAATTTTTGC includes these proteins:
- the rodA gene encoding rod shape-determining protein RodA, translated to MLDSAIGDKPKFDVSIILIYLALVLIGWVSIYSAAPVESHGSIFDINEVYGKQFLRIILAIIMIVVIFAIEVKFFERFAGVIYVISLISLMGLFVFGVEISGARSWYGFGGLRLQPSEFAKFATALALAKYLSQLDVSVKEVKHFLIVALIVLLPAILIVPQPDPGSALIYVAFFFALNREGLSVWFLMLGLIGLTVFLGTILVGPWWIVGASVVVVAVLFSLSRKRYKKRLSKKPKISLYLLAMIACIGLAFAVGPIYENVFSERHRNRIDIVLGRVEDSQGIQYNIIQSEIAIGSGGITGKGLLKGTQTQGQFVPEQHTDFIFSAIGEEFGLLGAGLVVILFMLLIYRLIIMAERQRNQFARIYGYSAAGIFFLHFFVNVGMVLGLLPTVGIPLPFLSYGGSSLWGFTLLLFIFVKLDAHRMSYQH